The genomic stretch tatatagtctcaagaccttcagatgatcatagccgtcgaaacgccaccaaaaacaccaaaagaaaatcgtccgtacgatttttcgcgagcccgagtcgactcagctgaagtccgagtcgactctggcacgtctgaacaacttccagtttaactggcacgatctcgagtcgactccactgtatctcgagtcgactcgacgatgctccgagtcgactcgactgtagttcgagtcgactctgacagtccagacagaaacatggtttttgcggctttctcctctcgggtcgactcgacagacctcgagtcgactcgactgttcccgagtcgactcgactgaagctcgagtcgactccgacagtccgccagacagaaaactatgcagaattgatttttcttcaattctcttcatcaccaaaggtctccacataccccaacaatctcccacttggagaccttgggtatatcctcttgttacttggctctcctctatgctcccactgaaactaaatcatcctagtgaaataggtacgatgcctcctcaacgtcttcaagcatgaagaccagcagaagctgaacaactcctcagcttctccaccgtgacgaccttcgtcaacatatctgcaggattctgacttgtatgaatcttctccaacttgacgagtccctgctcgagcaatgacctcacgaagtggtaccgtatgtcaatatgcttcgtccttgaatggaaagctgaattctttgccagatgaattgcactttgactatctaaatataacatgcaatccttctgttccttcccaagctccttcatcaagacttgaagccatattagttccttgcacgcctctgtggctgccacatactccgcctccgtagtcgacaatgcaacaactggttgcaacctgaaaatccaactgacggctccactgcccaaggtgaacaagtaccctgtcgtgcttctcctgccgtccaagtcccctgccatgtctgagtccacatagccctgtaaccggatctcagaacctccatagcacaatgacatgtgctcagtgcctttcagatacctcagtatccatttgactgcgcgccaatgctccaagcctgggcagctcatgaagcgactcacaactcccactgcttgagcaatgtctggtctcgtacacaccatagcgtacatcaagctccccactgccgatgcatacgggatttttgacatattgagctcctccacccgcgtcttcggactttgcccttttgagagcttaaaatgggcacccagcgatgtgccaacaggtttggcaccctccatgcagaatctcctgagtactcggctgatgtactccgcctgagatagtctgaggatatgtttagacctatctctactgatccgcatcccaaggatctgttttgctgctcctagatccttcattgcaaattttcttgacagcttcagcttcaatttttgcaatctcatgcatgctagctcctgcaactaacatgtcatcaacatacaatagcaagataatgtaagatgtaccgaagtcccagaagtagcaacagtgatcctcctgacatctcctgtatcctatctcaagcatgtaactatcgaacttgagataccattgtctgggtgcctgtttcaaaccatagaggcttttctttagtttgcagactaagtcacccgtgccagctgcaatgtaatccctccggctgctgcatatatatctcctcatcgagatctccgtggagaaaggccgtcttcacatcaagctgctctaagtgaagatcctctactgccaccatgctcagcaccgctcgaatagtactcatcttgactacaggagaaagatctctgtgaagtcgatacctgctctctgctgaaatccttttacaaccagcctggccttgtatcgcttcttcccgccttgctcttccttcagcctgtaaacccatttgtttgacagtgctttcttccccttgggcagatccaccaaatcccacgtttgattctgctccaatgacttcatctcatcatccatggccaactcccactccttcctggtatcaacctccaatgcctccgtgaagcattcaggttcgccattatctgtgagcagcaaataactaagagtcccatcatacctttgaggaggcttcccatgagtactacgagtggaccttcttagttgtggagggggtgccaatgcttcaggttcttgctctgactgagtcttctgaccagaatttgtagactcctcttcaggatccacaaaacacggctcaataggttttgtttctgattcagtgctctgctgcattttctcattgaataccacatcattactacgaatgatcttcttgtgttcgggatcccaaagtcggtacccaaactgttgacctccgtatccaacgaaaatacacttctttgatttggcgtctagtttgcttctttgactggaatcaacatggacataactggtacaaccgaatactcgtaagtgcgccaaatcaatcttcttcgctgtccatgcttcctcaggaatctcaaattcaagtttctttgatggccctctgttgatcaagtaggcagcagtgttaactgcttccgcccaaaactgctatggcaatccagcatgtatcctcatactcctggcacgctcattaattgttctgttcatcctttcagcaactccattttgttgtggtgttcctggaactgtcctttgcctgacgatcccagcatctgcacagtagtcctcaaactccctgctacaatactcaccaccgttgtccgatctcaggcatttcaacctctttcctgtctcgagttctaccatcacctgccatctcctgaagaccccaaatacctctgacttgtgcttcaagaagaacacccaaagcttcctggtagcatcatcaataaaagtaacatagtactgagatccaccaatggaagaaactggtgcaggcccccacacgtccgtgtgcacgagatctagcttttcttgcttccgaggtttaccttctttgttgaatgaaacacgcttctgctttccgagaacacaatcctcacagaagtccatctcaacactcctgagaccctgcagctttcccaactggtgcatcacctccagtccctgataactcatgtgcccaagtctacaatgccataacttggtgtccacatctgctgcaacaactccaatagagttctccgtgccgttggtgacataaagtgtcccaaccttcttgccactagccaccgtcaacgaacctctggatatcttccactgatcagctgtgaaagtagccttgtacccctggctcgccaactgtccaacagaaatcagattcctctgcagttgaggtacgtgccgtacgtcctcaagctcaagtgaagatccagaaaccaacttcacttccgcgcttccccttccttgtatggtgcaaggctctccatcccctaggtagactttgccaaagtctcccttctcatatccttcaagaagcttccgttgggatgtagcatggaaagacgcgcccgagtctatcacccaagactcgtcacaggtagacaaagatagaacgagggcatccatatcaccgtcttcagcaagatttgccagatccttgctgactccttcggtgtggtcgccttgcttccctttaggagatttgcaatccctcctaaagtgccccgtcttcccgcagttccagcacttcgctcccttgttctgaggtgctcgagacctgctggatctcgacttcgagtcgcttcgaaatcgaccgtccttcttttgtcttccccggtcagaggtgtttagtgcacttccagacgactccgtagctccaaaagatttccttcttgcttcttcactcagaagcactcccacaacgtcatcaaaaatcaacttccccgttgccgaagagttgctcaccgccatcaccaggccctcccagctatcaggcaatccggagaggattagcaatgcccgaatctcatcgtcaaaactaatctccactgactccaactgggccgtgagtccattgaactcgttgaggtattctactatgctgccgccatttttcatacgaagattaaacaacctcttcatgagaaataccttgtttgatgctgagggtttctcgtacatccgcgacaatgttgccatcaactccatcgtcatcttctcgtttttgatgttgaatgccacttgggatgcaagtgacaatctgatggtgccgagcgtcttccgatcgaggacctcccagtcttcatcggacatcttctctggtttctttgctctacctccaagaggtaaatagagatccttctggtaaaggtaatcttctatttgcatcttccaaaactcgaagttcgtgccattgaacttctcaattcgcaacttcccttcatccgccattgcagaataaccaatagctctgataccaattgttgtcggcgccccgcaccggaacccactcacaccagcgccgccaccgacgtcggacaagcaagagagatacaaacggataagcactctctcgctccctcgactccggactcaaggatcaccttttcgctccgcctacgaagggcaaaagattatcccggggtatcagtaggataaaacacttgagcaccgcaacggattatcaaagatcaaaggaagaagaaggaagaaaatagcaaagcaaacacaaaaaaatgtaacgaggttcagctacaaatagcctacgtcctccaccgctccaaatctcaataaggatgaactgattacagagatagcacacatccgaacgatcacaagcgatcgatctacaagagattcacacagaattccctttgtacaagaagtaggattccaatcctcttcttctctagaaccctagcctcacaaacaagagtctctctcaaatattcgGCCAATAatcttaccctagggctctcatgagtcctatatatagtctcaagaccttcagatgatcatagccgtcgaaacgccaccaaaaacaccaaaagaaaatcgtccgtacgatttttcgcgagcccgagtcgactcggctgaagtccgagtcgactctggcacgtctgaacaacttccagtttaactggcacgatctcgagtcgactccactgtatctcgagtcgactcgacgatgctccgagtcgactcgactgtagttcgagtcgactctgacagtccagacagaaacatggtttttgcggctttctcctctcgggtcgactcgacagacatcgagtcgactcgactgacctcgagtcgactcgactgttcccgagtcgactcgactgaagctcgagtcgactccgacagtccgccagacagaaaactatgcagaattgatttttcttcaattctcttcatcaccaaaggtctccacataccccaacacacATGTCATTTGAATTCAAACTATAATCATCCAAATAAATATTACTTGAAGTAAAATAGTAAGATTTCATTAAGAAACAGAGTTAAGTACAAGTGAGAGTCTTTCAACCTGTGATGTATAAGAGTTTGGTACAATTCAAAAAAACTTAGGAATCTATACAAAAAGGGATGACAAGGAAAGATCCTAAGTTCTAGGTTCATTTGATTGATCAGAGGAAGATGAGGATGAGGGTGATCCACGATAGGGGCAATGGATAGTTGATCTTTTAGTTCCAGTCCTAGTAGGAGGAGAACGAGGTGGATGAGAAGGACCAGGTTAATGGGCTTGATTGGCTCTCAGTTCCCTAGTAAAGCAACCGATAATATCCACCATAATAGAAGCCAAGGTGGTGAGAGATTCTATCAAGTGCCTTGTTTCACTCTGAACTTTTTTGAGCATTCCCATAATTTGTTCATCGATCCTTTGAGCATTTACAGTGAAATTGCTGATCTCTCTTCTGATGGATGCTTGCAAGTTTTTGGTCTCCCTCTCAACATCTGCCCATCTTCTGTGCTAACTAGCCACCAAGAAACGAATGTTAGAGATATCATTCCTCAATTCTGCAACCATTTGTGTCAATGATGATACATAGGGCTCCAATCTCTGGTCCATCGGTAGAGTGATATGCGGTGACTTAGAGAGCTGCTGCTCTCTTTAACCAGTGAATCCAGAGCTCATCAATCCAGCCAATACTTGTTAATTATGGTCTACAACTGATCCTCATCCAATCTAATAGTGTGACTTGAGTTGCTCTATGGATGTGCTGGCTAGAAATCAAAAGAAGCCATGAAGTCCTCATGTTTAAGCTCTTCAGCAGTATGCATTTCTATAGGAGTAGGTGGCTCAGCATATTCTTCTGTAGAGGCTGTAGGCTCACTTGGTCCAACTTTTGTATCTTCATTATGTCTGCCACCTCCACCTCTTCTCACCATATGACCGTTAATCTTAGAGTAACTTATTCGATGTAGGGACTAGTCCTTATAGGTGTCAGTGTGCAGCAGTGCTCTTGAGGTTTTCTCTTCAAACACTACTCTTTGTTCCATGAATACTAAGGACAAAATCATGCCGTAAGGCAAAGAAGCATTCGACCTGGTTGTTGCCTCATGAATATGCCGGAACATGAGAGAGGGCAGGTTCAAAAGAGGACTCACCCTGAGCACATGGTACATCACTAAGATGTCTCTCTCCGAGAAAAAATCAAATCTTTCAATCTTGGAGAAAAAAATTCTACTGATCACATGGTGTAGAAGCCTCATTTCGACTAATAGTTGGGTTGCAGTAACTTCTTCTATTTTATTCACTTCCACTCTTTCCAAGTTGAGCTGCAATCCCAACCGACGATCTTCTAGATAATCATTTGAGGGCCCACTGGTTGGCATATGCAGCAATCTTCCCAGGCTTGGAATATCCAACTGAATGTGGGTTCCTCTCATAGTGGACTCAAGTTTCCAATTCCAAACCTCACATTCCTATAGAATTCTCTAAGTTGGGATAAGTAGGAAGGTCAAGTGAACACATAGAGTCCCAACCCATCTCCCCCAACTTGCTTCCAATCGAGAAGTTTTCTCGCTCCAGgaaatcaaaatcaatttttcgTCCTTGCTCAAATTAGTTCTTTCTAAAGAATAGCCTCCGTCCTTGCTCAAATTCATTAACGATTTATTTGGACTTGCAACGTGTCAAATGGAATGTAGTACAAAGGTCAcatgaaatttcttttcttagCTAGAGTATAACCCTGAGGAGAAACAATGAAAACTCTACAAATGAACATCTTATATAGCTCTTTCAGATTCTCTGTTTTCTTCCTGCTACTAATAGGCTATCCAGATACGTCCAAAATTGATCGGTACCCCTTTGAATATACTCTTTTTGATTATTCAGTGCGTTTCCTGCTACACCACTGGAATTTTTCTACAgtttttatcttcttttctaACTTAAGAGGCTGTAATGTTCGTCGACATGGATAGCTTCTGACCTTGCGAACTGGAGACAGTAATTAACAAAAAGCACATAATTTGTACAAGGACCAGACTCAatgtcttttttttattctctgtttttttctttctaataaGTAAGGTGGTTTCATTGAGTAGAGTATTTGTACAAGGACCGCCTGGACCATAGGGATACAAGGAAGCAACTCAACAGTAAGGGGCTGAGGAACCCCGGACAAGCCCAACATACACTCCATGAATACCTAAAATGGAGGGCCTGACTCAATATGTTTAAAACTAGAGATTTTGCTATCCTTCCTGCGCAAAATGTACTTGGAAAAATTCAGGAAAAGCACAATGTGAATGTTGATAAAGGCCTAATAAAACCTCTTATGAGTAATCAATAATTACTCTATATGCCAAACAATGTCAATTTCTGAAACTTAAAATTTCTGGCATAGCAAAAGGACTTTGAATCATTAAATTAAATTCGTGGAGTGTTGAGGGTACATAAATTGTTCCCAGGAATTAACACCAAATGTACTAACCACCCAATATGACTAATACAACAAAAATGGCTGAGCCACTTTCTTTAATCAAATATTGCTCAAAATTATCCAAGATATGCCATTTGAACATAGCCCTAATCTAAGACCAACATAGGCCAGAAACATCGTAGTACAAGATCAATAATAGCTTGCCAGATCCTCATGTACAAGGATGAACCGTTCTATCTGAATGGAAGTAGTAGATATGCCAAAGCTACCATTCATCTTGATCAACCAGCTTGAGGCCCCAGCTCATGTCTTCACAATGCCTCACATGTGGGACTAGGGCACCTGTATCGACACCTCTCTTCGCTTGGCAGTcataaaagggaggggcatgaaAACAAGGCTCCATCGACATGACTCTGCGGCAGGGAGGGTCAGGTACTGTCTGGTTTTCAGGCTTGAACATAATCCATGGCTTTAGACCACCAAGACCTTGAGCTACATACCCAAATGTCGACCAGGCGCTCGTCACCAACACATCAGTCAAACTCAAGAGATACATCTCCGCCCATGCTTTCATGTTGTGCATTTGCTTTTCTGTCTGCTGGTACTCTTCATGGCTTGGTTGATAGACACTGATAATTTCGCCTGTGACAGTTGGGTGCTCCCAGTACATGTTTCTGATTTTTCGTAGTATCCAGAGTTCAAAGAAGTCATAAGAACTGCTTTTGATCTTACAGTTGGAGTTGAAACTAGGGATTTGTGGGCACTGATATCAGGCAATAGATTTTCCTTCAGGGAACATCCAAGAATCTGATCTAACACATGCTGAAATGGACCGGTACCTGTATCGAAGACTCTGATCTGGATGCCCACCTTTTCTTCTGCCTTAGCTAGATAAGATTCATAGTACCTGGTAATCAAACCCCATATCAGGTTTCTGGGATGGAAAAGATAACGTCCCAAATGATGGAAAACAGTGTCTTTCTCAGGGAAGAGCTGATTAAGTTCTTCGTATCTTGGAATCAGAAAGAGGGATGGCACAAAGTAGTTATCTGATTTCAACAGCAGCCAAGGGATCTTTTGAAGGACTTGTTGGTCATCTTCACAGAAGAAAAGCTTATCAAAGTCACCATAATCATGGTCAAGGTGGAGATAAACATAAGCAGGTAGTGATCCTGTTGAAGCTCCATCATCGCTGTTACTGATCACCTTTCTTTCCAGCAAGTTTCCATAACTCTGAGGAGCTTTAATATCAAAGCTCTCAAACTGGCTAACAGGAAAATCCAAGGGTAGAAGCCAGGAGCTTTCAGGAAATGGTTCACAAAAGAGGTCAGCCATATCAGCACCTCTGTCAATAAGTAAGACCCTGTTTGTAAGGAGAGCATAAAGAAATGCTGAAGCAAGAGTTAGTATTCTGTTCCCTAACCCGCTATATGATATCCATACCACATAATTGCATTCTGCAGTCTCAACACTCTGACCAGACTTCAACTGTTCCACAGCTTTGTTGTACAATTCAGTTTTCGGGCCACACTTTTTTTGGAGAGCTTCATGCTTTCGCAGCCTTTCCAACAAATATGGAGAAGGTAAGTAAGGTGATTCTTTACGGTACAGTACAGCCTGATACCTACTTAGACAGGATTCTTCATCAAATCCAGCAGTCAGCAGGCCACCAAGAAGTTTGTCCTTTCGCATGCTAGAGGATGCAGAGGATCCATTTTCTGAACCTAATAATTGCAGACATTTAAAGGCACTTACATAAGCTATTTGAACATGGAGACATCTTTCAGACAGATCTAATAAAACCAAAAGGCCTTGTAGGTGACAGCAATTGAGTAGTTACAAGGGAATTTCGAATTCATATAAGAACAAGAAGACCTTGGGACTATCAGATGATTAGCAATTAATGACTTGAACATATTTAGGGCCTGTTAGTATGGAGGCAGTCTGAAGTGAGTGAAAGGGATTGGGGGTATTACAAAAACAAGTCAGAAAAGGCCACAGGGTTCCACAATACCGAGAACTTGTAGGAACTGGGAACCTTAAAAAAGGTTCCAATGTCCACAAATCTTGAAACTTCCAGATCTGGAACCTCCCCATTCTCGCATGTTTCACCCCTCATGGCATTGCTTTCTCGGCTAGATGCACTCATAAGGGGGATGAGCACACATAGTCATGAAAAAATAGCATAAAGCATGCAACTAAGAATCTAGACAAGATATAAATTACATACAATAAGTAATTATGCCAATATGCTTCAATGCTTGCAGCTAAAAATACATATGTGTGGAAGTCCATGTGTGGAAAATCAAGTATATGTGCTCCAAATATGCATGTTTGTGTATGAATGTGCACAGTTGCAGGATCTGTGTACAAAGAGATATGGCAACCCAGCAAAAGGATGTAAGACTTCTCCAATCCACATTTAATTTGGagaaataaatattaatataggAAATAAAAAAGAGTGAAGGAGCAAAGCTAGAAATCTGTGGGGAGGACATATGCAGGAGAACTGGATTTGACTTGGTAGAGGCCACCAAAAATAGTAAATCAGTTATTACTTGCCTGGCAGGTACTATTGCTATAAGAATCTAGACAGGTAAGGCACTTCAAGGTCAAAATATTGATTAATATTTGAAAGCACGACAAGAGATGGCTGTGAAAATTGAATTACGCTAGGCATGAACCCACCGAAAGAGTACTACCTCATAGGTTTTAAATACAGTATCTAAACATATTTTACTATGGTGTCATCAGTGTGAAAGACATGTATCCGTGAAACTATTTTTCCTGGATATCAATATACTGTTGTTAAGTTCTGAGGTTTTATATTCATCTTACTCTAAACTACATTTGCATGCCTAGTGATACATGCACATGCATATCTTTAGATAGCAACTTCATGTTCATACTCAAAGAATTATGTTTCATCGTTCTTATGCATATGTAAGAGCAAAACTCAAACATAAGATATGAAATCGAGTACaacaaattaaataattatcatGAGTTGACTCATGCCAAAAAGTGTCTTACTTACCCCATATAGCAAACATTTTTATTTCCATGTCAAAGCCATCTAAAACTCATAACAATGTATCTGTtatttcttaagtatattttataaTTCATGAATTTGGTTTAGTATCTAGCTGGTTAGATGTCCTAAAaggtaaaagaaaaatactcaTTTCCTTGCCATCCTGTTCATAAATTATGGATCCCTTTCACAAAGGATTCTACAATGttcaatttttcttaaaaaacaaTGGTATTAGAAGGACGCTAATATGTGTATAATGCTGGTATCTTGGTCAGGTAGTAGAATCCAGCTAACGTATGGCAAAAATAGGTACTTTTGAGTTTATGGGGATCATGAAACCATCTCAGTCGAAATGTAAAAGGTAAAGAGCATTGCATTACTTTAGATTTTTTAGAAAGTATAAAGTGTTTCCAAACAATCACATCAGGATTTCTGGAATTGAATAAGTTCATATCTTAATCTATCGTAGAAGATAGAAATGAAAAGCATGTGCCAGGGCTCATAATTCCACTACCAATACAACTTATAAACAGGCTCTTGCATTCCTCCACAAATGCGCACACAACAAAGGAGACACATCCAGTAACAAGCTTACAGAAATGCAGATCAAAGTGAACATCTATCAACTTCTCATCAGACAACAAATGGCTCTCCCACAAAATACACATTGAGTTACAAGCATACAGAAGTCCAGAGAACATAAGTCCAGAGAAAAGAAGTGTGCGACATCTAATGCAGTACACTAAGGAAGGTATAAATTCTTGGTTTTGCAAGATGGATTTGTACTATAATCTACTTCAATACTATCATCCTAAACACATTATGAACACAAAGCAATGCA from Phoenix dactylifera cultivar Barhee BC4 unplaced genomic scaffold, palm_55x_up_171113_PBpolish2nd_filt_p 001014F, whole genome shotgun sequence encodes the following:
- the LOC103697228 gene encoding LOW QUALITY PROTEIN: galactoside 2-alpha-L-fucosyltransferase-like (The sequence of the model RefSeq protein was modified relative to this genomic sequence to represent the inferred CDS: inserted 1 base in 1 codon) — its product is MDMKRIRRQQSSPAGPFDPESNGASRHGAEKRPASGFLRPIMILFVCLMLLLVVSGAFRSLSLDRLRGVGGVQGKGEVEIIAREGSENGSSASSSMRKDKLLGGLLTAGFDEESCLSRYQAVLYRKESPYLPSPYLLERLRKHEALQKKCGPKTELYNKAVEQLKSGQSVETAECNYVVWISYSGLGNRILTLASAFLYALLTNRVLLIDRGADMADLFCEPFPESSWLLPLDFPVSQFESFDIKAPQSYGNLLERKVISNSDDGASTGSLPAYVYLHLDHDYGDFDKLFFCEDDQQVLQKIPWLLLKSDNYFVPSLFLIPRYEELNQLFPEKDTVFHHLGRYLFHPRNLIWGLITRYYESYLAKAEEKVGIQIRVFDTGTGPFQHVLDQILGCSLKENLLPDISAHKSLVSTPTVRSKAVLMTSLNSGYYEXIRNMYWEHPTVTGEIISVYQPSHEEYQQTEKQMHNMKAWAEMYLLSLTDVLVTSAWSTFGYVAQGLGGLKPWIMFKPENQTVPDPPCRRVMSMEPCFHAPPFYDCQAKRGVDTGALVPHVRHCEDMSWGLKLVDQDEW